In the uncultured Methanobacterium sp. genome, one interval contains:
- a CDS encoding type II secretion system F family protein: MVFGGIKKVFNSIGNLTVNSSQKVGEGVQKPVKRIRKVERPQISRPTIKRESKTDLSTFEPSKLDSKTKSPRKVIKKMGMEKDEIEIFRDLIDQKYDRKEKPEDEDKAKKAAVHKASLEELLKEEEKAGLDPKLILIMGVLAFAVVFTVIVVLGFGVEIGLVFGIIILLMTMFIVYMPKIKLGGRSTAASRELPFALRQMATELRAGIGLHDSMRSVAMSGYGPLSEEFARALEEIKYGETTEKALVDMSERINSEGLTRAIYQITRTLSSGGDLAKTLSVIADDTAYEMRMKLKDYAQKLNSFTMIYMFVAILGPVITMIMLIAASTVMGPLIPPMLLLIMYLFLFPAIVAFMAFMIKRLEPKV; encoded by the coding sequence ATGGTCTTTGGCGGCATTAAAAAGGTCTTCAACAGTATAGGGAATTTAACGGTCAACTCTAGCCAGAAAGTAGGTGAAGGAGTACAAAAGCCTGTTAAAAGGATTAGGAAAGTTGAAAGGCCCCAAATCTCCAGACCTACCATTAAAAGAGAATCTAAAACGGATTTAAGTACATTTGAACCTTCTAAATTAGATTCTAAAACTAAATCTCCGCGTAAAGTTATTAAAAAGATGGGAATGGAGAAAGATGAGATTGAAATTTTCAGGGACCTCATTGACCAGAAGTATGATCGCAAAGAAAAACCTGAAGATGAAGATAAAGCCAAAAAAGCAGCAGTACATAAAGCTTCTCTGGAAGAACTCCTGAAAGAGGAGGAAAAAGCAGGTCTGGATCCAAAACTCATTTTAATAATGGGTGTACTTGCATTTGCAGTTGTCTTCACAGTTATAGTGGTCCTGGGATTCGGTGTGGAAATCGGACTGGTCTTTGGTATCATCATTTTGTTGATGACCATGTTCATCGTGTACATGCCCAAAATCAAACTGGGGGGTCGTTCTACAGCCGCTTCAAGAGAACTACCTTTTGCTCTAAGACAGATGGCCACAGAATTAAGGGCAGGAATTGGACTGCACGATAGTATGCGTTCTGTAGCCATGTCTGGTTACGGTCCTCTATCTGAAGAATTTGCCAGAGCCCTGGAAGAAATAAAATATGGTGAAACCACTGAGAAAGCTCTTGTGGATATGAGTGAGAGAATCAACTCTGAAGGTTTAACCCGGGCAATATACCAGATCACCCGAACACTATCCAGTGGAGGGGATCTGGCCAAAACACTGAGTGTAATTGCCGATGATACTGCCTACGAAATGAGAATGAAACTCAAGGATTACGCCCAGAAACTGAACTCTTTCACCATGATCTACATGTTTGTGGCAATACTGGGTCCAGTTATTACTATGATCATGTTAATTGCCGCTTCTACAGTTATGGGGCCACTTATACCACCTATGCTACTTTTAATAATGTATTTATTCTTATTCCCTGCAATTGTGGCTTTCATGGCATTTATGATAAAGAGGTTGGAACCAAAAGTATAA